A section of the Streptomyces sp. NBC_00178 genome encodes:
- the ruvC gene encoding crossover junction endodeoxyribonuclease RuvC — protein MRVLGVDPGLTRCGVGVVEGVAGRPLTMLGVGVVRTPADAELGHRLVAVERGIEEWLDEHRPEFVAVERVFAQHNVRTVMGTAQASAVAMLCASRRGIPVALHTPSEVKAAVTGSGRADKAQVGAMVTRLLRLDAPPKPADAADALALAICHIWRAPAQNRLQQAVAAHRTLKGRTA, from the coding sequence ATGCGGGTGTTGGGCGTGGACCCGGGGCTGACCCGGTGCGGTGTCGGAGTCGTCGAGGGAGTCGCCGGCCGGCCGCTGACCATGCTCGGCGTCGGCGTCGTGCGGACCCCGGCCGACGCGGAACTCGGCCACCGGCTGGTCGCCGTCGAGCGGGGCATCGAGGAGTGGCTCGACGAGCACCGCCCGGAGTTCGTCGCCGTGGAGCGGGTGTTCGCCCAGCACAACGTCCGCACGGTGATGGGCACCGCCCAGGCCAGCGCGGTCGCCATGCTCTGCGCCTCCCGCCGGGGCATCCCCGTCGCCCTGCACACCCCCAGCGAGGTCAAGGCCGCCGTCACGGGCTCGGGACGCGCCGACAAGGCCCAGGTCGGAGCCATGGTGACCCGGCTGCTGCGGCTCGACGCCCCCCCGAAGCCCGCGGACGCCGCCGACGCGCTCGCCCTCGCCATCTGCCACATCTGGCGCGCACCCGCGCAGAACCGACTGCAGCAGGCCGTCGCCGCCCATCGCACGCTGAAAGGCCGCACCGCATGA
- the secF gene encoding protein translocase subunit SecF produces MSRLGDLGARLYRGEVGYDFIGKRKLWYGVSILITITAIVGLAVSGLNLGIEFKGGAVFTTDTKAKISLSQVREDAVAASGHEAIVQELGNGGSDGLRIQITEVDTAKADQIKSQLSEDLGIPEEQINADLVGPSWGEQIANKAWTGLGIFMVLVVVYLAIAFEWRMAVAALIALIHDITITVGVYALVGFEVTPGTVIGLLTILGYSLYDTVVVFDSLKEGTKGITKQTRWTYSEIANRSINGTLVRSINTTVVALLPVAGLLFIGGGVLGAGTLNDISLSLFVGLAAGAYSSIFIATPLVADLKEREPQIKALKKRILAKRASAAAKGESAESERDDLVQDGSDGDTEPAGAVVGQRRQAGGHGRSPRNHR; encoded by the coding sequence ATGTCGCGACTCGGCGATCTCGGCGCCCGGCTCTACCGTGGCGAGGTCGGTTACGACTTCATCGGCAAGCGCAAGCTCTGGTATGGCGTATCGATCCTGATCACCATCACGGCCATCGTCGGCCTGGCGGTCAGTGGTCTCAACCTGGGCATCGAGTTCAAGGGCGGTGCCGTCTTCACGACGGACACCAAGGCCAAGATCTCGCTTTCCCAGGTCCGCGAGGACGCGGTCGCCGCCTCCGGCCACGAGGCGATCGTTCAAGAACTCGGCAATGGCGGGAGCGACGGGCTCCGGATCCAGATCACCGAGGTCGACACCGCCAAGGCCGACCAGATCAAGAGCCAGCTTTCCGAGGACCTCGGCATCCCCGAGGAGCAGATCAACGCGGACCTGGTCGGCCCCAGCTGGGGTGAGCAGATCGCGAACAAGGCGTGGACCGGCCTCGGCATCTTCATGGTCCTCGTGGTGGTCTACCTGGCGATCGCCTTCGAATGGCGCATGGCGGTGGCGGCCCTCATCGCGCTGATCCACGACATCACGATCACCGTCGGTGTCTACGCCCTCGTCGGCTTCGAGGTCACCCCGGGCACCGTGATCGGTCTGCTCACCATCCTCGGTTACTCCCTCTACGACACGGTCGTCGTCTTCGACAGCCTCAAGGAGGGCACGAAGGGGATCACCAAGCAGACCCGCTGGACCTACAGCGAGATCGCCAACCGGTCCATCAACGGCACGCTGGTGCGTTCCATCAACACCACCGTCGTCGCGCTGCTCCCGGTCGCCGGTCTGCTGTTCATCGGCGGCGGTGTCCTGGGCGCGGGCACGCTGAACGACATCTCGCTGTCGCTCTTCGTCGGTCTGGCCGCAGGTGCGTACTCCTCGATCTTCATCGCCACTCCGCTGGTCGCCGACCTCAAGGAGCGCGAGCCGCAGATAAAGGCACTGAAGAAGCGCATCCTCGCCAAGCGCGCCTCGGCCGCGGCCAAGGGCGAGTCCGCCGAGAGCGAGCGCGACGACCTGGTGCAGGACGGATCCGACGGCGACACCGAGCCCGCGGGCGCGGTCGTCGGCCAGCGCAGGCAGGCCGGAGGCCACGGCCGCAGTCCCAGGAACCACCGATGA
- the ruvA gene encoding Holliday junction branch migration protein RuvA, whose translation MIAFVSGPVAALAPTTAVIEVGGIGMAVQCAPGTLAGLRIGQEAKLATSLVVREDSLTLYGFADDDERQVFELLQTASGVGPRLAQAMLATHSPDALRIAVATGDEKALTAVSGIGKKGAQKLLLELKDRLGEPVGAHIGQQGIGAAVSSSWRDQLQAALIGLGYATREADEAVAAVAPQAEAAIAGGERAPVPQLLRAALQTLNRAR comes from the coding sequence ATGATCGCCTTCGTCTCCGGCCCGGTGGCCGCCCTCGCTCCGACCACGGCCGTGATCGAGGTCGGTGGCATCGGCATGGCCGTCCAGTGCGCCCCCGGCACCCTCGCCGGCCTGCGGATCGGCCAGGAGGCCAAGCTGGCCACCTCCCTCGTCGTGCGGGAGGACTCGCTCACGCTCTACGGCTTCGCCGACGACGACGAGCGGCAGGTCTTCGAACTCCTGCAGACCGCCAGCGGTGTCGGCCCCCGGCTCGCCCAGGCCATGCTCGCCACCCACAGCCCCGACGCCCTGCGCATCGCGGTCGCCACCGGTGACGAGAAGGCGCTCACCGCGGTGTCCGGCATCGGCAAGAAGGGCGCCCAGAAGCTCCTCCTGGAACTGAAGGACCGGCTGGGCGAACCGGTCGGCGCCCACATCGGGCAGCAGGGCATCGGCGCCGCCGTCAGCTCCTCCTGGCGCGACCAGCTCCAGGCCGCGCTGATCGGCCTCGGCTACGCGACCCGTGAGGCGGACGAGGCGGTGGCCGCCGTGGCCCCGCAGGCCGAGGCCGCGATCGCGGGCGGGGAACGGGCCCCGGTGCCCCAGCTCCTCCGCGCCGCCCTGCAGACGCTCAACCGCGCACGCTGA
- the secD gene encoding protein translocase subunit SecD has protein sequence MAAPKKGRGSTGGQGRPGRSLALILIAMVALTGGIFLSGHTTPRLGIDLAGGTSITLKAKSQPGKPDAINETNMNTAVGIIERRVNGLGVSEAEVQTQGASNIIVNIPKGTNSKQAREQVGTTAQLYFRPVLTVADGAPTPEGSASPSATGSAKPSAKATEPETASGSKATPSDGATTQGRAVTDALKKDATPTPKAGTTGAPESSKSPAATEAPDPATAALQKKFTELDCADKEARVAAGVGVKPEDPTVACSSEGDAKYLLGPAAVSGTDVDDAKAQFDQQRGIWLVSMEFTDKGSKKFQTITKKLSTQQSPQNQFAIALDGEVVSAPQVNEALSGSAEISGSFTQQSAESLANVLSYGALPLSFSEETATTVTAALGGEQLKAGLIAGAIGLALVVIYLVAYYRGLSLIALLSLLASGILTYTIMALLGPAIGFALNLPAVCGAIVAIGITADSFIVYFERIRDEIREGRTLRPAVERAWPRARRTILVSDFVSFLAAAVLFLVTVGKVQGFAFTLGLTTVLDVVVVFFFTKPVMTLMARTKFFGGGHPWSGLDPERLGAQPPLRRSRRVNARTDHPKEA, from the coding sequence GTGGCAGCACCGAAGAAAGGCCGGGGCTCAACCGGTGGACAGGGCAGGCCGGGGCGTTCCCTGGCTTTGATCCTGATTGCCATGGTCGCCCTGACCGGAGGGATTTTCCTGTCCGGTCACACCACGCCCCGGCTCGGTATCGACCTCGCCGGCGGTACGTCGATCACGCTCAAGGCGAAGAGCCAGCCGGGCAAGCCTGACGCGATCAACGAGACCAACATGAACACCGCGGTCGGCATCATCGAACGCCGTGTCAACGGTCTGGGTGTCTCCGAGGCCGAGGTCCAGACCCAGGGCGCCTCGAACATCATCGTCAACATCCCCAAGGGGACGAACTCGAAGCAGGCCCGGGAGCAGGTCGGCACGACCGCCCAGCTCTACTTCCGGCCCGTGCTGACGGTCGCGGACGGTGCACCGACCCCGGAGGGTTCCGCGAGCCCGTCCGCCACCGGTTCGGCGAAGCCGAGTGCCAAGGCGACGGAGCCCGAGACCGCGTCCGGTTCAAAGGCGACCCCGTCGGACGGCGCCACCACCCAGGGCCGTGCCGTCACCGACGCCCTGAAGAAGGACGCGACGCCGACCCCCAAGGCCGGCACCACCGGTGCTCCGGAGTCCTCGAAGAGCCCCGCGGCGACCGAGGCCCCCGACCCCGCCACCGCGGCGCTCCAGAAGAAGTTCACGGAGCTCGACTGCGCCGACAAGGAGGCCCGTGTGGCCGCCGGCGTCGGCGTCAAGCCCGAGGACCCCACGGTCGCGTGCAGCTCGGAGGGTGACGCCAAGTACCTCCTCGGCCCGGCCGCGGTCTCCGGTACCGACGTCGACGACGCGAAGGCGCAGTTCGACCAGCAGCGCGGCATCTGGCTCGTCTCGATGGAGTTCACGGACAAGGGCTCCAAGAAGTTCCAGACGATCACCAAGAAGCTGTCCACGCAGCAGTCCCCGCAGAACCAGTTCGCGATCGCCCTCGACGGTGAGGTCGTCTCCGCGCCCCAGGTGAACGAGGCGCTCAGCGGCAGCGCGGAGATCTCCGGCAGCTTCACCCAGCAGTCCGCGGAGTCCCTGGCCAACGTCCTGTCCTACGGTGCGCTGCCGCTGTCCTTCAGCGAGGAGACGGCCACCACCGTCACCGCCGCGCTCGGCGGCGAGCAGTTGAAGGCCGGCCTCATCGCCGGCGCCATCGGCTTGGCCCTGGTCGTGATCTACCTGGTCGCCTACTACCGCGGTCTGTCGCTCATCGCGCTCCTCAGCCTGCTGGCCTCCGGCATCCTGACCTACACGATCATGGCGCTCCTCGGTCCGGCCATCGGCTTCGCGCTGAACCTCCCGGCCGTCTGCGGTGCGATCGTGGCGATCGGTATCACGGCGGACTCGTTCATCGTCTACTTCGAACGCATCCGCGACGAGATCCGGGAGGGCCGCACGCTCCGTCCGGCCGTCGAGCGGGCGTGGCCCCGTGCCCGCCGCACCATCCTGGTGTCCGACTTCGTGTCGTTCCTCGCCGCGGCGGTGCTCTTCCTCGTCACCGTCGGCAAGGTCCAGGGCTTCGCGTTCACGCTCGGCCTCACGACCGTGCTCGACGTGGTCGTGGTGTTCTTCTTCACCAAGCCCGTCATGACGCTGATGGCCCGCACGAAGTTCTTCGGCGGCGGTCACCCGTGGTCCGGTCTGGACCCCGAGCGGCTGGGCGCCCAGCCGCCGCTCCGCCGCTCGCGCCGCGTCAACGCCCGTACCGACCACCCGAAGGAGGCGTGA
- the ruvB gene encoding Holliday junction branch migration DNA helicase RuvB yields MNWDETGPDTGELTDERLDDRLVAAGADGEDTAVEAALRPKDLDEFVGQEKVREQLDLVLKAARARGATADHVLLSGAPGLGKTTLSMIIAAEMGAPIRITSGPAIQHAGDLAAILSSLQEGEVLFLDEIHRMSRPAEEMLYMAMEDFRVDVIVGKGPGATAIPLELPPFTLVGATTRAGLLPPPLRDRFGFTGHMEFYAPTELERVIHRSAGLLDVAIDPAGAAEIAGRSRGTPRIANRLLRRVRDYAQVKAEGRIDRDIAAAALRVYEVDARGLDRLDRAVLGALLKLFGGGPVGLSTLAVAVGEERETVEEVAEPFLVREGLLARTPRGRVATPAAWAHLGLVPPQHGAKGQQGLFGA; encoded by the coding sequence ATGAACTGGGACGAGACCGGGCCCGACACCGGCGAACTCACCGACGAGCGGCTGGACGACCGCCTGGTCGCCGCCGGGGCGGACGGCGAGGACACCGCGGTCGAGGCGGCCCTGCGCCCGAAGGACCTCGATGAATTCGTCGGCCAGGAAAAGGTGCGCGAGCAGCTCGACCTCGTCCTTAAGGCGGCCCGCGCCCGCGGTGCCACCGCCGACCACGTGCTCCTCTCCGGCGCCCCCGGTCTCGGCAAGACCACCCTTTCCATGATCATTGCGGCGGAGATGGGAGCCCCGATCCGCATCACCTCCGGCCCCGCGATCCAGCACGCGGGGGACCTCGCCGCGATCCTCTCCTCCCTCCAGGAGGGCGAGGTCCTCTTCCTCGACGAGATCCACCGCATGTCGCGGCCCGCGGAGGAGATGCTCTACATGGCGATGGAGGACTTCCGGGTCGACGTCATCGTCGGCAAGGGGCCCGGCGCCACGGCCATCCCGCTGGAGCTGCCCCCGTTCACCCTGGTCGGCGCCACCACCAGGGCGGGACTGCTGCCGCCCCCGCTCCGCGACCGTTTCGGTTTCACCGGGCACATGGAGTTCTACGCCCCCACCGAGCTGGAGCGGGTCATCCACCGGTCCGCCGGCCTCCTGGACGTGGCCATAGACCCGGCCGGCGCCGCCGAGATCGCCGGACGCTCCCGGGGTACGCCCCGCATCGCCAACCGTCTGCTGCGCCGGGTCCGGGACTACGCCCAGGTCAAGGCCGAAGGGCGCATCGACCGGGACATCGCGGCAGCGGCCCTGCGGGTGTACGAGGTCGACGCCCGCGGACTCGACCGCCTGGACCGCGCGGTGCTCGGGGCGCTGCTCAAGCTCTTCGGCGGCGGCCCCGTCGGCCTCTCGACCCTCGCGGTGGCCGTGGGGGAGGAGCGCGAGACGGTCGAGGAGGTCGCCGAGCCCTTCCTCGTGCGGGAGGGACTGCTCGCCAGGACGCCGCGCGGCAGGGTCGCCACCCCTGCCGCCTGGGCGCACCTCGGCCTCGTGCCCCCGCAGCACGGCGCAAAGGGACAACAGGGCCTGTTCGGGGCGTGA
- the yajC gene encoding preprotein translocase subunit YajC, which produces MSLVTLLPFIVLIGAMFLMTRSAKKKQQAAAQMRSDMQPGTGVRTIGGMYATVKEIQDDTVLLEVAPGVHAVYAKNSIGAVLDDAEYNRIVHGDDSDGTLVPDDASSLTDGESTADDDVAKIDLGKKAEDETVAKEAKGAETKDAKADGESDAK; this is translated from the coding sequence GTGAGTCTCGTGACCCTCCTCCCCTTCATCGTGCTCATCGGGGCCATGTTCCTGATGACCCGGTCCGCCAAGAAGAAGCAGCAGGCGGCGGCGCAGATGCGCAGCGACATGCAGCCCGGCACCGGCGTCCGGACGATCGGAGGCATGTACGCCACTGTCAAGGAGATCCAGGACGACACGGTCCTCCTCGAGGTCGCGCCCGGCGTCCACGCCGTCTACGCCAAGAACTCGATCGGTGCCGTCCTCGACGACGCGGAGTACAACCGCATCGTCCACGGCGACGACTCCGACGGCACGCTCGTGCCCGACGACGCCTCCTCCCTCACCGACGGTGAGAGCACGGCGGACGACGACGTCGCGAAGATCGACCTGGGCAAGAAGGCCGAGGACGAGACCGTGGCGAAGGAAGCCAAGGGCGCGGAGACCAAGGACGCCAAGGCCGACGGCGAGAGCGACGCCAAGTAG
- a CDS encoding YebC/PmpR family DNA-binding transcriptional regulator, with product MSGHSKWATTKHKKAVIDAKRGKLFAKMIKNIEVAARTGGADVSGNPTLFDAIQKAKKSSVPNKNIDSAVKRGAGLEAGGADYETIMYEGYGPNGVAVLIECLTDNRNRAASDVRVAMTRNGGSMADPGSVSYLFNRKGVVIVPKGELGEDDVLGAVLDAGAEEVNDLGDTFEVLSEATDMVAVRTALQDAGIDYDSAEANFVPTMQVELDEEGARKIFKLIDALEDSDDVQNVFANFDVSDEVMEKVDA from the coding sequence ATGTCCGGCCACTCTAAATGGGCTACGACGAAGCACAAGAAGGCCGTGATCGACGCCAAGCGCGGCAAGCTCTTCGCGAAGATGATCAAGAACATCGAGGTCGCGGCCCGCACGGGCGGCGCCGACGTGTCCGGTAACCCGACCCTGTTCGACGCCATCCAGAAGGCGAAGAAGAGCTCGGTCCCGAACAAGAACATCGACTCGGCGGTCAAGCGCGGTGCCGGTCTCGAAGCCGGTGGCGCCGACTACGAGACGATCATGTACGAGGGCTACGGCCCGAACGGCGTCGCGGTGCTCATCGAGTGCCTCACCGACAACCGCAACCGCGCCGCGTCCGACGTCCGGGTCGCGATGACCCGCAACGGCGGCTCGATGGCGGACCCGGGCTCGGTCTCGTACCTGTTCAACCGCAAGGGCGTCGTGATCGTCCCCAAGGGCGAACTGGGCGAGGACGACGTCCTCGGTGCGGTGCTCGACGCGGGTGCCGAGGAGGTCAACGACCTCGGTGACACCTTCGAGGTCCTCAGCGAGGCCACCGACATGGTCGCGGTCCGCACCGCGCTCCAGGACGCCGGCATCGACTACGACTCGGCCGAGGCCAACTTCGTCCCGACCATGCAGGTCGAGCTCGACGAAGAGGGCGCGCGCAAGATCTTCAAGCTGATCGACGCGCTGGAGGACAGCGACGACGTGCAGAACGTCTTCGCCAACTTCGACGTCTCCGACGAGGTCATGGAGAAGGTCGACGCCTGA